One Setaria viridis chromosome 3, Setaria_viridis_v4.0, whole genome shotgun sequence DNA window includes the following coding sequences:
- the LOC117849367 gene encoding uncharacterized protein, translating to MRASLRGASLILAAALAAVALCFGGATAADTVAHSCHAIRDYVDEAFCVSRLRSVPGAASADRHGHLLMAADLAAASGDPARGAAARMARGDPAARDALEACGFLYGVASVPALRLMRGYAAVRSWDAADSLYMLARQAGGDCDAALGSSAGRTMAGANREFDQLSTMATMLLKTFIPSS from the coding sequence ATGAGGGCCTCACTTCGGGGCGCGTCTctcatcctcgccgccgccctcgccgcggtGGCGCTCTGCTTCGGCGGCGCGACGGCCGCCGACACGGTCGCCCACTCATGCCACGCGATCCGCGACTACGTGGACGAGGCCTTCTGCGTGTCCCGGCTGCGTTCCGTCccgggcgccgcctccgcggacCGGCACGGCCACCTCCTCATGGCGGCGGACCTCGCCGCGGCGAGCGGGGacccggcgcggggcgcggcggcgaggatggcgcgcggcgacccggcggcgcgggacgcGCTGGAGGCGTGCGGGTTCCTGTACGGCGTGGCGTCGGTGCCGGCGCTGCGGCTCATGCGCGGGTACGCGGCGGTGCGGAGCTGGGACGCCGCGGACTCGCTGTACATGCTCGCGCGGCAGGCAGGGGGCGACTGCGACGCCGCGCTCGGGAGCTCCGCGGGAAGGACGATGGCCGGGGCCAACCGCGAGTTCGACCAGCTCTCCACCATGGCCACCATGCTGCTCAAGACCTTCATTCCTTCCAGCTAG
- the LOC117847193 gene encoding uncharacterized protein: MAASTLILSALLFAAAIASGAAGPNTALDDVCALLGGYYVTPEACASALCHDPSSSPCAAARDAHAVAELAARLAAANATAARDSVRAAAAGEGAAAKKAGLLSCLQLYTGAAAALEWAAGSVAAGRYPGAREVLQAAQYVPSGCDGMAAGAAMPAENGGFDTMVTVAHAVVASLSKGY, encoded by the coding sequence ATGGCTGCCTCGACTCTAATACTCTCCGCCCTCCTCTTCGCGGCCGCCatcgcctccggcgccgccgggccgAACACGGCGCTGGACGACGTGTGCGCGCTCCTGGGCGGGTACTACGTGACGCCGGAGGCCTGCGCGTCGGCGCTCTGCCACGACCCGTCGTCgtctccctgcgccgccgcgcgcgacgcgcacgcggtggcggagctggcggcgaGGCTCGCGGCGGCGAACGCGACCGCGGCCAGGGATAGCgtccgggccgccgccgcgggcgagggggcggcggcgaagaaggcGGGCCTTCTGTCGTGCCTGCAGCTGTacacgggcgcggcggcggcgctggagtgGGCGGCGGGGTCCGTGGCCGCCGGGCGGTACCCCGGCGCACGGGAGGTGCTGCAGGCGGCGCAGTACGTGCCCAGCGGGTGCGACGgcatggccgccggcgcggcgatgCCCGCGGAGAACGGCGGGTTCGACACGATGGTCACCGTCGCGCACGCCGTCGTCGCCTCCTTGTCCAAGGGCTACTGA
- the LOC117850488 gene encoding uncharacterized protein — protein sequence MAPSRAASSRSTPDAASSGWSSSLRPPLDLKPALLPEDADDDDDRAVAELLDAALEGDLARSKSKLLRSVPRSRFARVWGLDLTVGWGFVCIGAELAKQLMSKVGMSVDEAVAAAAVGVTGIKRRGPLHLAAANGKVEVCKFLIRSCEVDVDAADADGATPLILAVQGVGSTTTLKILLSRGADPNKADSIGVTPLHIAAERGSYEVAEQLLSKEAEVDPICENGGAPIHVSAENGHAKVLKLLLQHKADYNRHSRSFNTPLAASLIGPSLECLEILIEAGAEVNAGSPLTPLVIAAGKGLTNCVKCLLKAGADANIPDEDGKFLIMLAAAHEHRELVEILFPRTKPVPFMCDWSVDGIIRTMKYPHLEPLELVEEKIADSKSQGKEAFAKGDYLAAIYFYDLAMGKDPLNATLFSNRSLCWLRLREGEMALLDAWHCKMLSPRFAKAWYREGVALSLLKNYKGAADAFKGVLKLDPTNNEIKKAMREAIESLKSAARSGEKNPQAAASV from the exons ATGGccccctcccgcgccgcctcctcccgctccacccCCGACGCCGCCAGCTCCGGGTGGTCCTCCTCCTTACGGCCGCCGCTGGACCTCAAGCCCGCGCTCCTGCCCGAGgatgccgacgacgacgacgatcggGCGGTCGCAGAGCTCCTCGACGCGGCGCTGGAGGGGGATCTCGCCCGCTCGAAGAGTAAGCTCCTTCGATCGGTCCCCCGCTCGCGATTCGCTAGGGTTTGGGGTCTCGATCTGACTGTGGGGTGGGGTTTTGTATGTATTGGAGCAGAGCTGGCGAAGCAGCTGATGAGCAAGGTGGGGATGAGCGTTGacgaggcggtggcggccgcggctgTCGGCGTGACGGGGATCAAGCGTCGCGGGCCGCTGCACCTGGCCGCGGCGAACGGGAAGGTGGAGGTGTGCAAGTTCCTGATCAGGTCATGCGAGGTCGACGTCGACGCCGCGGATGCTGATG GTGCGACGCCGCTAATTTTAGCAGTACAAGGTGTGGGATCCACAACCACTCTAAAGATCCTACTCAGCCGTGGAGCTGATCCAAACAAAGCAGACAGCATTGGGGTCACTCCTCTCCATATTGCTGCAGAAAGAG GTTCCTATGAAGTAGCAGAGCAGTTATTGTCCAAGGAAGCTGAGGTTGACCCCATATGTGAAAATGGTGGAGCGCCAATACATGTGTCTGCTGAAAATGGACACGCAAAAGTGTTGAAGTTGTTGTTGCAGCATAAAGCAGAC tACAATAGGCATTCGCGTTCATTCAATACGCCACTGGCTGCATCCCTCATTGGTCCTTCACTAGAGTGCTTGGAGATACTTATTGAG GCTGGTGCTGAAGTCAATGCTGGCAGTCCTTTAACTCCGTTAGTGATAGCTGCTGGGAAAGGCTTAACCAACTGTGTCAAATGTTTGCTGAAAGCTGGTGCTGATGCAAATATTCCTGATGAA GATGGGAAATTCCTAATCATGTTAGCGGCAGCTCATGAACATCGTGAGCTTGTTGAAATTTTATTTCCTCGGACAAAGCCAGTTCCATTTATGTGCGACTGGAGTGTTGATGGTATTATTAGAACCATGAAATATCCGCACTTGGAGCCTCTG GAGTTAGTAGAAGAAAAGATAGCTGATTCGAAGTCACAAGGAAAAGAAGCGTTTGCAAAAGGGGACTACCTTGCCGCAATCTACTTCTATGACCTG GCAATGGGGAAAGACCCACTTAATGCCACCTT ATTCTCCAATCGGAGCCTATGCTGGTTGCGGTTAAGAGAAGGGGAGATGGCTTTGCTAGATGCTTGGCATTGCAAAATGTTGAGCCCACGTTTTGCAAAGGCATGGTACCGTGAGGGCGTGGCTCTCAGCTTGCTGAAG AACTACAAAGGAGCAGCCGATGCGTTCAAGGGAGTGCTGAAGCTTGACCCTACAAACAATGAGATCAAGAAAGCAATGAG GGAGGCTATAGAGTCTTTGAAGAGTGCTGCTCGCTCGGGAGAAAAGAACCCTCAAGCAGCTGCATCCGTTTGA
- the LOC117847192 gene encoding uncharacterized protein, translating into MGTVRPLLAVAAALLCCCCCYGRAAPDTVADSCDAIRDFVDAAFCASRLRSVPGAAAADRHGHLLMAADLAAASGASARDAAAAMARDAEGTGGGGGGPAARDALEACAILYGSASVPALRLMRGYAAARSWGAARALLPLTGQAGIGCDAALAGAGTAAAAARMAGANREFDQLSTMATALLNKVS; encoded by the coding sequence ATGGGCACGGTCCGCCCGCTcctcgccgttgccgccgcgctcctctgctgctgctgctgctacggccgcgcggcgccggACACGGTGGCCGACTCGTGCGACGCGATTCGCGACTTCGTGGACGCCGCCTTCTGCGCGTCGCGGCTGCGGTCGGtgccgggcgccgcggcggcggaccggcACGGGCACCTGCTCATGGCCGCGGACCTGGCGGCCGCGAGCGGGGCCTCGGCGCGGGACgctgcggcggcgatggcgcgcgACGCCGAGGggaccggtggcggcggcggcggcccggccgCGCGGGACGCGCTGGAGGCGTGCGCGATCCTGTACGGCTCTGCGTCGGTGCCGGCGCTGCGGCTCATGCGCGGAtacgcggcggcgaggagctggggcgccgcgcgcgcgctgctGCCGCTCACGGGGCAGGCCGGGATCGGGTGCGACGCCGCGCTCGCGGGAGCGggcaccgcggcggccgcggccaggATGGCCGGGGCGAACCGCGAGTTCGACCAGCTGTCCACCATGGCCACCGCGCTGCTCAACAAGGTGAGCTAG
- the LOC117850876 gene encoding L10-interacting MYB domain-containing protein-like, whose product MPEIDWNSENTRVLCVLFAEQVEKGNRPNTHLNALGYAEVEKGFKERTGIVATKGQIKNKWDKLKEDFKAWRKKARADIPGCGKFKRKGLENEDELAKCFADITTIGIDHWSPHVVNVEATENVDVTQDEATNFEPEGDDFIPETQEEDIGISPSPASGKRLARPVDRSGKKAKSGNAFLIQEAVTSMASSANEYVSKRHGKYSIEEVMEVVIACGAGYDSNEHYMASELFVKKEQREMFMTLPTNEIRFNWLRRKYNDKYEK is encoded by the exons ATGCCAGAAATTGATTGGAATTCGGAGAACACTCGAGTGTTGTGTGTGTTGTTTGCCGAACAAGTtgaaaaaggaaatcggccaaacacacacttgaatgcacttggttatgctgaggttgagaaggggttcaaggaaaggactggaattgtggctaccaagggtcagatcaagaacaaatgggacaagttgaaggaagatttcaaagcatgga ggaaaaaagctagagct GATATTCCGGGTTGTGGCAAGTTCAAAAGGAAGGGccttgagaatgaagatgaattagccaagtgttttgctgacattactactattggtattgatcattggtctcctcatgttgtgaatgttgaagcaaCCGAAAATGTTGATGTGACACAAGATGAGGCAACCAATTTTGAGCCAGAAGGTGATGATTTCATTCCTGAAACACAAGAGGAGGATATTGGTATTTCTCCTTCACCTGCGAGTGGCAAGAGACTGGCAAGGCCTGTTGACAGGAGTGGTAAAAAAGCGAAGTCTGGAAATGCATTCCTAATTCAAGAAGCAGtaacaagtatggcaagttcagccaatgaatatgtttcgaagagacatggaaaatattctattgaggaagtgatggaggttgtgattgcttgtggggccggctatgatagcaatgaacattacatggcgtctgaactgtttgtgaagaaggagcaaagggagatgttcatgaccttgcctactaatgagattaggttcaattggcttaggaggaagtacaatgataaatatgaaaaatag
- the LOC117846804 gene encoding uncharacterized protein, whose protein sequence is MTRTSLLAAPLILALAVALCFDVVAADAVADSCDAIRDFVDVSFCAARLRAVPGAAAADRHGHLLMAADLAAASGAKAGRDAAAAAAAGGGREDPAARDALRACAFLYGAASVPALRLMRGYAAARSWGAARSLLLLAGKAGIGCDAAIAGTAAAAAGGMAAANREFNQLSSMATALINN, encoded by the coding sequence ATGACGAGGACCTCACTTCTCGCCGCGCCTCTcatcctcgccctcgccgtcgcgctcTGCTTCGACGTcgtggccgccgacgccgtcgccgactCGTGCGACGCGATCCGCGACTTCGTCGACGTGTCCTTCTGCGCGGCCCGGCTGCGGGCCGTCCcgggggcggccgccgcggaccGGCACGGCCACCTCCTCATGGCCGCGGACCTGGCCGCGGCGAGCGGGGCCAAGGCCGGCCGggacgcggccgccgcggctgcggcgggcggcgggcgcgaggacCCGGCCGCGCGGGACGCGCTGCGGGCGTGCGCGTTCCTGTACGGCGCGGCGTCGGTGCCGGCGCTGCGGCTCATGCGCGGgtacgcggcggcgcggagctggGGCGCCGCGcggtcgctgctgctgctcgcggGGAAGGCCGGCATCGGGTGCGACGCCGCGATCGCGggcaccgcggcggccgccgcgggagggatggcggcggccaaCCGCGAGTTCAACCAGCTCTCCTCCATGGCCACCGCGCTCATCAACAACTAG
- the LOC117847189 gene encoding uncharacterized protein, with translation MASGSSSPMLIASFLALFLFSAGTGARAAQQAPTASPAAKAPALDQVCGRLGSYYVTPALCASALCADPSAPCRAARDAPAVAALAARLAADNATAARDSIEAALLSSPSPSPEGPAAAPAGANTSAAAAARSCLQLYAGAVPALRWAAQAVAAGRYRGAREVLQAAQYVAAGCEGMAGDAAAALPRENGGFGDMAFVAHAVVASMAAD, from the coding sequence ATGGCGTCCGGGTCCTCCTCTCCCATGCTCATCGCGTCCTTCCTCGCGCTGTTCCTCTTCTCAGCCGGCACAGGCGCTCGCGCCGCCCAGCAGGCTCCGACGGCGTCGCCAGCAGCAAAGGCGCCGGCGCTGGACCAGGTGTGCGGGCGGCTGGGCAGCTACTACGTCACGCCGGCCCTCTGCGCCTCCGCGCTCTGCGCCGACCCCTCCGcgccctgccgcgccgcgcgcgacgcccccgccgtggccgcgctcgccgcccgcctcgcgGCCGACAACGCCACGGCGGCCAGGGACAGCATCGAGGccgccctcctctcctccccgtcgccgtcgcccgagggccccgctgctgctcctgccgGCGCCAAcaccagcgccgcggcggccgcgcggtcGTGCCTGCAGCTGTACGCGGGCGCGGTCCCGGCGCTGCGGTGGGCGGCGCAGGCCGTGGCCGCGGGACGGTACCGCGGCGCCCGCGAGGTGCTGCAGGCGGCGCAGTACGTGGCCGCCGGGTGCGAGGGCATggccggggacgccgccgcggcgctgccaCGCGAGAACGGCGGCTTCGGCGACATGGCCTTCGTCGCGCACGCCGTCGtcgcctccatggccgccgacTGA